Genomic DNA from Azospirillum brasilense:
GCTCGTCCAGCGGCGGCAGGTCGAAAGGCGTGCCGACGAAGGGATCGCCGCCGCCATGCCCGGCTTTGACGTGGCCGTCCTCGGTGCAGGCCCGGCGGAAATAGGCCGCGATGAAGACGCGGACCGCCGAGGTCAGGGTGACCTCCGCGTTGTCCGCGCCCGGCCCGCGCCGCCGGATCTGCTCGTCCAGCCGGTCCTTGATCAGGGTGCAGAGGCCGTTGACCGTCAGGCCTTCGCGGCGGGCGATGTCCTCCAGAGCGTCCCACATGGTCGGCTCCAGACGCATGCTCGTGCGGCGCCCGGCAATCATGATGTTCATGCTCTTCAGCGGTTCCACACACGCGTTCGGATTGACTGTTAACCGCTTCTTCGGCCCGCGCTTCGCCATACGCCGCCCTCTCCACGAACCCGCCGGACGACGCGCGAAAAGTGCATCGCCCACGGCGCATTGATTGGTTGCATGCGCTGCACTCTACTAAATACAGCGAGAATTGCAACCACGGCAGCACTCCAATTATGTTTGAAGACGGAAAAGAACCTCTAGTAGTTGCACGCGTATGTATGCATTTGCAGGTGGCGCTTTTCCCTTGCTGCACGGGCGGCGGCACGGGGTTCTTGTCGGCGTTGCTGTCAGCGAGCCTCTTCCGGGGTCAGCGTGGTCAGGCCGAGAGCGTGAACGCGCTCCGCCATTTCTTGAGCGAGCAGGCCATAGACCAGCCGCTGGCGCTCCACGCGCGACTTTCCGGCGAAGGCGGCGGAGACGATGGTGACGTGGAAATGCGTCTCGCCTTCCGGGTGGGCGCCGCCATGGCCGGCGTGCCGACCGGAGTCGTCCTGGATGTCGAGCCGCTCGGGGGCCAGCGCGTCGGTCAGCTTCCGGCGCATGCGGGTGGCGTATTCCATGAGGGTCCTCATTGGGTCTGGGATGGTCGGGTTTGGGATTGAGGTGACGGCGCGGCACCGTTCCCGTCAAGCCGCCAATGCCGCAGACCGGCCATTTTCCACAGTTCGGCACCGCCCCCTTGCGTGCGCTTGCCAGAAAGGATGCCTCTTCCCATACTTCGCACATGAGCAAGCCACGCACCCGCTACGACTTCAGCCGCTACGACCAGCCGCGCACCGCCGTGCGCGCCTGCGATCATCCGGGCTGTGCCGGCGAGGGCGCGTACCGGGCGCCGAAGAGCCGCCGGCAGCTCAACGACTACTACTGGTTCTGCCTGGACCATGTGCGCGAATACAACCGCGCCTGGGACTATTACGCCGGCATGAAGCCCGAGCAGATCGAGGCCGAGGTCCGCCGCGACACCACGTGGCAGCGGCCGAGTTGGCCGCTCGGCTTCTGGGGGGTGCAGGAGAAGTTCCTGCGCGACCGCGCGATGCACGGCTTCAGCTTCGAGTTCGGGCGCGAGGCCGGCAAGGACCAGTCCGAGGAAAGCAAGCAGCGCCGGCAGGCCGCCCGCAGCGCGGAGGAGGAGGCGCTGGTCGTCCTCGACCTCGCCCCGCCGGTTGATTTCCCACGCATCAAGGCGCGCTACCGCGAGCTTGTGAAAATCCACCATCCCGACGCCAATGGCGGGGACAAGGTGGCCGAAGAAAAGTTGAAGGAGATCAATCAGGCCTACAACACGCTGAAAGCCTGCTATGGTGCGTAACCCCGACGGTTGGCCGGACCAGATTGGCCGGGCGGCCCCGACAACAGACACGTTGGAACGATAAGAACCTCCCATGCCTTCTCAAGGAGCCACCCAGGCCAGCTCGGCCCTGTTCGATCACGTTCCCGACATCACCCTGTCGGTGCGTCAAGTGTTCGGCATCGACAGCGACATGCAGGTGCCGGCCTTCAGCCAGCGCACGGAGCATGTGCCGGACATCGACGAAGCCTACCGCTTCGACCGCGACACGACGCTCGCGATCCTGGCGGGCTTCGCCTACAACCGTCGCGTCATGGTCCAGGGCTATCACGGGACCGGCAAGTCCACCCACATCGAACAGGTGGCCGCGCGCCTGAACTGGCCCTGCATCCGCATCAACCTGGACAGCCACATCAGCCGCATCGACCTGATGGGCAAGGACGCCATCGTCCTGCGCGACGGCGTCCAGGTGACGGAATACCGCGAAGGCATCCTGCCCTGGGCGCTGCAGCACGCCTGCGCGCTGGTCTTCGACGAGTATGACGCGGGCCGCCCCGACGTGATGTTCGTGATCCAGCGCGTGCTGGAGGTGGAAGGCAAGCTGACCCTGCTCGACCAGAACCGCGTCATCCGCCCGCACCCGGCCTTCCGCCTGTTCGCCACGGCGAACACCGTCGGGCTGGGCGACACCACCGGCCTCTACCACGGCACGCAGCAGATCAACCAGGGCCAGATGGACCGCTGGAACATCGTGGCGACGCTGAACTACCTGCCGGTGGACGCCGAGGTGAAGATCGTCGCCTCCAAGGTGCCGGAATATGACAGCGAGGCCGGCCGCAAGACCGTGGCGTCGATGGTGCGTCTGGCCGACCTCACCCGCGCCGGCTTCATCAACGGCGACATCTCCACCGTGATGAGCCCGCGCACGGTCATCACCTGGGCGCAGAACGCCAACATCTTCAACGACATCGCCTTCGCGTTCCGGATCACCTTCCTGAACAAGTGCGACGAGGTGGAGCGGCCGACCGTCGCCGAATACTACCAGCGCTGCTTCGGCACCGAGCTGCCGGAGACGGGGGTCCAGGCCAACCTGGTGTGACGGGGGGTGAAAAATCTGCCCGATTGCGGAGCACTGATTCTTCACGGATTACGCGGATTTGAACACGGATTTCATGGATGAGGGTTGTTCTGGACCAAAGGATTGAAGCCCTGACGGAGCGTGTCATTGGAGCCGGTTTCGAGGTCTTCAACACGCTCGGACAAGGTTTTGTCGAATCGGTCTATCAGAACGCCCTCGTTCATGAACTTCGCAGCCGCAGCCTGGACGTCGGGTTGGAGGTGCCATTTGGCATCTCCTATAAGGGCAGCTGCGTCGGGACCTACTTCGCGGACATCGTGGTCGAAGATCAGGTAATCGTCGAACTGAAGGTCGCCGAGGCCATCGGCCAGCCGCACATCAAGCAGGTGGTGAATTACCTGAGGGCCAGCCGGATGCCGGTCGGGCTTCTGCTGAATTTCGGCACACCAAGCCTGACGGTCCGGCGCGTCCTCCCATAAGAAGAATCCGTGTAATCCGTGCCAGAATCCGCGAAATCCGTGAAGTTTCCGCACTTCCCCAACTCTATCGACAGCCCGCCATGACCGACCGTGAAAACCCCGTCGAGGCCTTCAAGCGCTCCACCGCCGCCGCGGTGCGCGCCCTCTCCCGCCGGGCCGACGTGCAGGTGGGCTTCTCCACCGAGCCGCCCGGCGTCGCCGGACTGCGCGTGCGCATCCCCACCCCGGCGCGCGACCTGAACCCGCACGACGTCGCCACGCTGCGCGGCGCCGCGGACGCGGTGTCGCTGCGGCTGCGCTTCCACGACAACGCCATCCATCTCCAGCGCATGCCGCTGGGCGACAGCGCCCGCGCCGCCTACGACGCGCTGGAGCAGGCCCGCTGCGAGGCGCTGGGCGCCAGCCACATGCCCGGCGTGGCCGCCAACCTGGAGGCGGCGCTGGACGAGCGCTATCACAAGCAGGGCTTCGAGCGGCTGGAGGAGCGCGAGCAGGTCCCCCTGCCCGAGGTTCTGCGTCTGATCGCCCGCGAGGCGATGACCGGCGCCGCCCCGCCCCCCGCCGCCGAGCACGCGGTCAGCCTGTGGCGCGGCTGGATCGAGGAGCGGCTGGGCAAGGACCTGCACGGCCTCGCCGGCCACATGGCCGATCAGGACGCCTACGCCCGCGCCGTGCGCAAGCTGCTGACCGAGCTGGACATGGAGGTCGGCAACGACCCCGACGAGCCGCAGGAGCCGGAGGAGGACGAGCGCGACTCCGGCGAGAACGAGAACGAGCCGAACAAGGGCCAGACCCAGGGTGAGGACGACACCCAGAGCCAGGCCGAGTCGATGACCTCGCAGGAGACGCAGGAGTCCGACCAGGGCGAGCAGGCCGACGAGGGCACCGGCGAAGAAGGCGACACCGAGATGGGCCAGGGCGAAGGGGCGGAGGAGCCCGCCGGCCCCGGCCAGCCCTGGCGCCCGGAGGCGCGCGGCCGCAACGAGCCCGACCCCAACGCCTACAAGCCCTTCACCACCCGCTTCGACGAGGTGGTAGACGCCGCGGAGCTGTGCGATCCGGAGGAGCTGGCCCGGCTGCGCCACATGCTGGACCAGCAGCTCGTCCATCTCCAGGGGGTGATCTCCAAGCTGGCCAACCGCCTGCAGCGCCGCCTCCTGGCCAAGCAGCAGCGGTCGTGGGAGTTCGACCTGGACGACGGCATCCTCGACGCCGCCCGTCTCGCCCGCATCGTCGTGAACCCGGTCCTTCCCCTCTCCTTCAAGAAGGAGAAGGAGATGGACTTCCGCGACACGGTGGTGTCGCTGCTGATCGACAACTCCGGCTCGATGCGCGGGCGTCCGATCTCCATCGCCGCGATGAGCGCCGACATCCTGGCCCGCACGCTGGAGCGCTGCGCGGTGAAGGTGGAGGTGCTGGGCTTCACCACCCGCGCCTGGAAGGGCGGGCAGGCGCGCGAGCACTGGATCTCCTCGGGCAAGCCCGCCAACCCCGGCCGCCTGAACGACCTGCGCCACATTATCTACAAGGACGCCGACCAGCCCTGGCGCCGCGCCCGCAAGAATCTCGGCCTGATGCTGCGCGAAGGCATCCTGAAGGAGAACATCGACGGCGAGGCGCTGATGTGGGCGCACAACCGCCTGATCGGGCGGCCCGAGCAGCGGCGCATCCTGATGGTGATCTCCGACGGCGCGCCGGTGGACGATTCGACCCTGTCGGTCAACGCCGGCAACTATCTGGAGCGGCACCTGCGGCAGGTGATCGAGTACATCGAGACCCGCTCGCCGGTGGAGCTGGTGGCCATCGGCATCGGCCACGACGTGACCCGCTACTACCGCCGCGCCGTCACCATCGTGGACGCCGAGCAGCTGGGCGGCACCATGATGAACAAGCTGGCCGAGCTGTTCGACGAGGACGACCGACGGGGTCGCAGCGGCTGGCGCTGAGGCCGGCCCCCGGACCGGAAACGAAAACGGCGCGGATCACTCCGCGCCGTTTTTTCTTTAATGCCATCCGGTTCGTCCGGTCACTGCAGGCTGCGCTGCATCTCTTCGAAGTTGCGCGAGAAGCCGTTCAGCGGGAAGTCGATGTCGCGCTTGCCGGCGCGCAGGAAGTTCACGCGGACCAGAACCGTGGAGCCGTTGCGGAACTGGTCGACCACGCGACCCGACACGAAGTTCGGGAACATGCACATGTTCAGCGTGGCGATCTGCGTCTCGATGCGCGGCTGGCGGTCGACGCGGATGGCGCAATTGTCGATCATGCCCTGGCTGGTCGTCAGGAACAGGTGGTAGTCGTTGCCGGTCGGGATGACGCTCAGCGCCACGAAGCCGACCTCCTTGCCGTCGTCGAACAGCCGGTAGTTCATCAGCCGGCAGACCTTGGTGTCGGTCATGCGGTCGATCTCGCAGCGGCTGGTCCATGCGCCTTCCGGGCCATACTCGGCGGCGGATTTGGAGAAATCGACGGCGGAGGCCGGCGTGGCGGCCAGCGCGGACAGAAGCGCCGCACCAAAAGCGAAAAGACCTGTCCAACGCATCCTGACGCTCCCCATCTGTCGTCCCGATCGGCCGCTCAAACTTCCGCCCGGCGGCGGGTATCGCGAACGGATTATAGGCATACCCCAAAGACGAACAAGCCTTTACACCTTTGGTTGGCGTGTTGGTCCCGGATGATCGTCCCGCTCCGCATCCTTTCTGAATATTGAGAATCGTTATCGTTCACGCTTGACACCCCGTCCCCCGAATGGTCAAGTCGGCGCATGAGAACGCTTCGCAATTGCGGGCGCCAACAGGCAAGAATTCGGGAGTCACGAGGATGCACATCGGATCGCGCGGCGTCTTTGCCGCCACCTTCGCCGCCACGCTGCTGACCATGACGGGTCTCGCCAGCGCCGCCGAGGTGAACGTCTATTCCGCGCGCCATTACGATGTGGACAAGGACCTCTACGACGCCTTCACCAAGAAGACCGGCATCAAGATCAACGTCATCGAGGGCAAGGAAGAGGAGCTGATCGAGCGGATGAAGACCGAAGGCGGCAACAGCCCCGCCGACGTGTTCATCACCGTCGACGCCGGCCGCCTGTGGCGCGCCCAGGAGGCCGGCCTGCTCCAGCCGACCCGTTCCAAGGTCATGGAAGAGGCCATCCCGGCCCACCTGCGCGAGCCGGAAGGCCATTGGTTCGGCATTTCCAAGCGCGCCCGCATCCTGGTCTACAACAAGGCCTCGGTGAAGCCGGGCGAGATCAAGACCTACGAGGAGCTGGCCGATCCGAAGTGGAAGGACCGCGTCCTCGTCCGCTCCTCGACCAGCGTCTACAACCAGTCGCTCGTCGGCTCGCTGCTCGCCGCCCATGGCGAGAAGGCGACGGAGGATTGGGCCAAGGGCGTCGTCGCCAACATGGCGCGCAAGCCGCAGGGCGGCGACACCGACCAGATCAAGGGCGTGGCCGCCAACGAAGGCGACGTGGCCGTGACCAACACCTACTACTTCGCCCGCATCGCCTCCTCCACCAAGCCGGAAGACAAGGCCATCGCGGACAAGCTGGGCGTGATCTTCCCCAACCAGGACGGTCGCGGCACCCATGTGAACGTCTCCGGCGCCGGCGTCATGAAGAACGCGCCGAACAAGGAGCAGGCCATCCAGTTCCTGGAGTATCTGGTCAGCCCCGAGGCCCAGAAGATGTTCACGGAGAAGAACTACGAGTACCCGATCGTCGCCGGGGCCGAGACCGCGCCGGTGCTGGTCTCCTGGGGCAAGTTCAAGGAAGACCCGCTGAACGCCGCCGTCTACGGCAAGAACAACGCCGAAGCTCTGAAAATCATGGATCGCGCCGGCTGGAAGTAAGCCACCGTCCGGCGTAAAGAAAGGGCGCGTCCCAGCGGTGGAGACGCGCCCTTTTCATTTTTTGCGTTCAGAAAGTCAGAACATTCCTTCCTCGTAGTCGCGGTAGGCCTGCATCACCTCCTCGCGGCTGTTCATGACGAAGGGGCCGCCCCAGGCCACCGGCTCGCCGATCGGACGGCCGGAGAGCAGCAGGAAGCGCGCGCCGGAGGGGCCGGCGGTGATCTCCGCCCGGTCGCCCTCGCCCAGCACCAGCACCCGCGGCCCGCCCAGCCGGACCGAGCTGCCGGGCGCCACCACCGATCCCTCGAAGACCACCAGCGCCGCCGCATGGCCGGCGGGCACCGGTTCGGAGAAGGTGGCACCCGCCGGCAGATTGACGTCGAAGTAGCGGGCCTCCGTCGGGCCGCTGCGCACCGGGCCGGCGGTGCCGTTGCCGGTGGTGCCGGCGATCACCGTCACCGTGGTCCCGTCCTCCCGCGTCTCGACCGGGATACGGTCGGCGGCGAACTCCTGATAGGCGGGCTCCGACATCTTCAGCCGTCCCGGCAGGTTGATCCAGAGCTGGAAGCCCTTCATCAACCCTTCGGTCTGCTCCGGCATCTCGGAATGGATCACGCCGCGCCCGGCGGTCATCCACTGCACGCCGCCGGTCTCGATCACGCCCTCATGGCCGTGGTTGTCCCAGTGGCGCATGCGACCGGCCAGCATGTAGGTGACCGTCTCGAAACCGCGGTGCGGGTGGTCGGGGAAGCCGGCCAGATAGTCCTGCGGCGTGTCGGACCCAAAATAGTCCAGCATCAGGAAGGGGTCGAGCATGCGCAGGCGCGGCGTGCCGACCATGCGGGTCATGCGCACGCCGGCCCCGTCGGACGCCTCCATGCCTTCGACGGCGGTCAGGACGGGACGGACGGTTTCGGCGGTCATCGGACGCTCTCCTCAAGCAACATCGCTGAGAGAGAGGTATTCTTTCCAGGACGCCGGATAAAGCCCCACCGCCGCTCAACACTGTTGCGGCGGGGACAACAGCGTCATTCGTCCGTCTGGCCGGGGCGGGAGCGGCTGATGGACAGGCTGAGCAGGATCACCGGCACGATGCCGACCGCGACGATGGCCAGCGCCCCGGTGGCGGCCTCGGTCAGCCGCTCGTCGGAGGCCAGCGTGTAGACTCGCACGGCCAGCGTGTCGAAGTTGAAGGGCCGGACGATCATCGTCGCCGGCAACTCCTTCATCACGTCGACGAAGACCAGCAGGCCGGCGGTCAGCAGGCTGCCCCACATGATCGGCGCGTGCACCCGGATCAGCGTCCGCCCCGCCGTGTGGCCGAGCACGCGCGAGGCGAAATCCATTGTCGGGCGGATCTTGCCCAGGCTGGCCTCGATCGTGTTGAAGGACACCGCCAGGAAGCGCACCAGATAGGCGAACAGCACCGCCGCGATGGTGCCGCTCAGCAGCAGGCCGGTGGACACCCCGAAGGTCTGGCGCATGAAGGCGTCGACGGCGTTGTCGAGATGGGCGAAGGGAATCAGCACGCCGACCGCGATCACCGAGCCGGGAATGGCGTAGCCCATGGCGGCGACGCGCACCGCGCCCTTCAGCAGCGGCGTCGGGCGCAGCCGCTGCCCGTAGGCGAGGACCAGCGCCAGCGACACCGCCAGCACCGCGGCCAACGCCGCCAGCGTGAAGCTGTTGCGGGCCAGCGTCAGGAACACCGGCCCGAAAGCCTGATCCCCCGCGGTGACCGCCATGCGGACCAGCAGACCGGCGGGCAGCAGGAAGCCGAGCAGAAGCGGCAGCCCGCAGGCCGTCATGGCGGCCGCCGCGCGCCAGCCCTTCAGCTCATGCTTGGGCAGGCGGCGGTAACGGGTGGTGGTGTGGTGGTAGCGGGCCTGCCGGCGCGACCAGCGCTCCATCAACACCAGCACCAGGACGAACATCATCAGCACGGCGGCCAGCTGCGCCGCCGCCACCGGCTGTCCCATGGCGAACCACGTCCGGTAGATGCCGGTGACGAAGGTGTTGACCGCGAAATACTGCACCGTGCCGAAATCGGCCAGCACCTCCATCAGCACCAGCGCCAAACCGGCCACGATGCTGGGGCGGGCCAGCGGCAGCGCCACCGTGAAGAAGCTGCGCCACGGCCCGCGGCCGAGCGTACGGCTGACCTCCAGCACGCAGACGGACTGTTCCAGGAAGGCAGCGCGCGACAGCAGATAGACGTACGGGTAGAGCACCAGCGTCATCATCAGCGCGGCGCCTTCGAGCGTACGGATGTCCGGAAACCAGTAATCCCGCCGCGACCAGTGGAAAACCTCGCGCAGCGCGGTCTGCACCGGGCCGACGAACTGGAGCAGGTCGGTGTAGACGTACGCCATGACATAGGCCGGCACCGCCATCGGGAGCAGCAGCGCCCATTCCAGCGTACGGCTGCCGGGGAACCGGCACATGGTGACCAGCCAGGCGGTGCCCACCCCGATGACCAGCGTGCCCACCCCCACCCCGAAGACGAGGCGCACGGTGTTCAGCAGATACTCCGCCAGCACCGTGTCGACCAGATGCTGCCACACTCCGTCCGTCGGCACGAAGACGCGGCTCATCACCGCCAGCACCGGCAGGGCGACCAGCGCCGCGATCACCAGCGTCGCCAGCGTCCAACCGCTGAAACCGATGCGTTGCCAAAGGGAGGAATGGAAGCCGGCGGCCTGAACCGGGCCGCCCGGCGTCGGGCCGGGGGTTTGAAAGGTGTCCGTCGTCAAGGCCGGTTACGCCCATAGGGATGTGTCGAACGGGAGCCCTATGGTCTCACACTGTGCGAATAACTCGCAATGACAACATGCCGCATCCCTTTCCCGTGAGGGTATGACAGGGATGCGGCCGCCGTTTGTGGTTACTTGGTGCCGAACATGCGGTCGCCGGCGTCGCCCAGGCCGGGGACGATGTAGGCGTTCTCGTCGAGATGGCTGTCGAGCGAGGCGGTGAAGACCTTCACCCGCGGGTGGGCGGCGGCGAAGACGCGCATGCCCTCGGGCGCCGCGACCAGCGCCATGAAGCGGATGTTCTCGTCGTCCACGCCGTGGCGGTTCAGCACATCGCAGGCGTGGACGGCGGAATTGCCGGTCGCCAGCATCGGGTCCACCACGATGAACAGGCGGCCTTCCGCCTCCGGCAGCTTCACCAGATACTCGTGCGGCATCTTGGTGTCGTGGTCGCGGTAGAGGCCGATATGCCCCTCGCGCGCCGACGGCACCAGCTCGTGCAGGCCCTGGGCCATGCCGAGGCCGGCGCGCAGCACCGGCACGATGGCCAGCTTCTTGCCGGCGATGACCGGCGCGTCCATGGGCTGGAGCGGCGTGTCGATCCGCTCGGTCGTCAGGGGCAGGTCGCGGGTGATCTCATAGCCCATCAGCAGCGAAATCTCGCGCAGCAGGGTGCGGAAGCCGCCGGTGGAGCGTTCCTTGGCCCGCATCAGCGTCAGCTTGTGCTGGATCAGCGGGTGGTCGAGGATGAACAGATTGGGAAATTCGGTGTGGGTGCGCATGGATCTCGTGCCGCGGCCTGTCTAGACCCCGATCCTAACCCGGCGGACCCGCTTCGGCCAAGCCGCCCTTAAGCGATGCCGCCGGATGCGCCGCTCGGGAGACGATAATCAGCGGCGGTTGGGAAGCGCCGATCGCTCCGCCGCAACCTCCGGCTGGTCCAACCCATAGCGGACCACGCGGTTGCGGCCGCTGTTCTTCGCCTGATAGAGGGCGCGGTCGGCGCAGACCACCATCTCCTCCACCGGCAGATCCTCCCCGGCCTCGACCAGCCCGAAGGAAGCGGTGACCGCGATCCGCCGCCCGTCCGGCAGCGTCACCGGGGTCCGCGCCAGTTCGCCGCGCAGCCGCTCGATGACCCGGAAGCCCTCGGCGAGGCCGGTTTCCTTCAGGCAGATCAGGAACTCCTCCCCGCCCATGCGGAAGGCCTCGTCGAAGCTGCGGATACCCCGGCTGATGGCGGCGGCGGTGGCGGCCAGGACGCGGTCGCCGATGTCGTGGCCGTAGGTGTCGTTGATGCCCTTGAAGCGGTCGATGTCGCAGATGGCGACGCAAAAGGCCGGACCGTTGCGGCGGAAGCGGTTGTGCTCGCGCTCCAGCGCCTCCTGCATACCGCGGCGGGTGCGCAGGCCGGTCAGCGGGTCCAGCCCGCTCGCCGCCGCACCGAAGGCGCGTTCGACCCGGCGCAGATGCAGGACGAACTCCTCGAAACGGGCGATCACCCCCTCATAGTCGGCCTCGCTGGGGCTCTCGCCGTCGGCCGCCTTCAGCAGAAGCAGCTTGGCCTTGCGGTGCATCTGCTCGTGCAGGGTGACCAGCTTCTCCACGGCGGGCTGGTGGGCCAGATCGTCGGCGTTGACCGCCACGCACCACGCCGCGAAGGAGGCCGGGGCCGACACCCGCTCGCCCCCCTCCCCGCCGCGGAAGAACACGGCGCGGTGCCATTGCCCAATCCATCGCAAATGCTCGTCCAGGACGAGGCCGAGGCTGTCGGATGGCGAGCGTGTGTCGGACGAGTTGGTCATCGGGCTTGCAGGGCTTCCCTTCGGACACATCCACCGGTCGCGCCCGGGGGATGCCAACAGTATCGCACGAAGTCATAACCCGGGTCCGCAACCCGGTCGTGCGATTAAGTTGTGCCCATCCGCCAAAAGGGAAAGACCCCCGGCAACATCAAATTTTATTCAAATACCCCGCCGCGACGCGGTGTCACAGCCCGGCCACGCTGTCGAGGAAGCGGCGGATCAGCTCCGGGTCCTTGTGGCCGGGACGGTCCTCCACCCCCGACGACACGTCGAGCGCCGTGGCACCGGTGGTCCGCACGGCTTCCGCCGCGTTCTCCGGCTTCAGCCCGCCGGACAGCATCCAGGGCTTCGGCCAGCTCCGCCCGGCGAGCAGCGTCCAGTCGAAGGCGATGCCGTTGC
This window encodes:
- a CDS encoding diguanylate cyclase, producing the protein MTNSSDTRSPSDSLGLVLDEHLRWIGQWHRAVFFRGGEGGERVSAPASFAAWCVAVNADDLAHQPAVEKLVTLHEQMHRKAKLLLLKAADGESPSEADYEGVIARFEEFVLHLRRVERAFGAAASGLDPLTGLRTRRGMQEALEREHNRFRRNGPAFCVAICDIDRFKGINDTYGHDIGDRVLAATAAAISRGIRSFDEAFRMGGEEFLICLKETGLAEGFRVIERLRGELARTPVTLPDGRRIAVTASFGLVEAGEDLPVEEMVVCADRALYQAKNSGRNRVVRYGLDQPEVAAERSALPNRR